The following proteins are co-located in the Pyrobaculum calidifontis JCM 11548 genome:
- the aroF gene encoding 3-deoxy-7-phosphoheptulonate synthase: MLYIVDGPERGKALREELESRGVPAWYIELWGHYIVATPPGARTEVKTPVKAVVELKTDYQLVSREWKRDPTPVFIGDREVREGKVFIIAGPCSVEGEEQIISTALAVKEAGAHALRGGAFKPRTSPYAFQGLGEAGLKLLAKAREATGLPVTTELMDPEDLPLVAKYADAIQVGARNMQNFTLLKKLGRAGKPILLKRGFGNTVEEWLLAGEYVALHGNGGVVFVERGIRTFDRTLRFTLDVGAIAYVKQHTHLPVIGDPSHPAGDRRYVIPLALAILAAGADGLIVEVHPDPDKAWSDAKQQLTFDQFRELMAKARELARALGKEFP, translated from the coding sequence ATGCTTTATATAGTCGATGGGCCTGAGAGGGGGAAGGCCTTGAGGGAGGAGCTGGAGTCGAGGGGGGTACCGGCTTGGTATATAGAGCTCTGGGGGCACTACATAGTTGCCACGCCGCCGGGGGCGAGGACCGAGGTCAAGACCCCCGTCAAGGCCGTCGTGGAGCTTAAGACCGACTACCAGCTAGTGTCGCGGGAGTGGAAGAGGGATCCAACGCCCGTGTTTATAGGGGATAGAGAAGTGCGGGAGGGCAAGGTCTTCATTATTGCGGGGCCTTGCTCAGTCGAGGGAGAGGAGCAGATTATCTCTACGGCGCTGGCCGTCAAAGAGGCTGGGGCACATGCGCTGAGGGGAGGGGCCTTCAAGCCGCGGACGAGCCCCTACGCCTTCCAAGGCCTGGGGGAGGCGGGGCTTAAGCTCTTGGCTAAGGCTAGGGAGGCCACTGGGCTCCCGGTGACCACCGAGCTGATGGACCCAGAGGACCTCCCGCTGGTGGCCAAGTACGCCGACGCGATACAAGTGGGGGCCAGGAATATGCAGAATTTTACGTTGTTAAAGAAGCTGGGGAGGGCGGGGAAGCCCATACTGCTCAAGAGGGGGTTTGGCAACACTGTGGAGGAGTGGCTACTGGCGGGGGAGTACGTGGCTCTCCACGGGAATGGGGGCGTGGTGTTCGTGGAGAGGGGGATTAGGACGTTTGACCGCACTCTGCGTTTTACCCTGGACGTGGGGGCCATCGCCTACGTAAAACAACACACTCACTTGCCTGTGATAGGCGACCCGAGCCACCCCGCCGGCGACCGGCGCTACGTCATTCCGCTCGCCTTGGCCATACTGGCGGCGGGGGCAGACGGCCTAATCGTCGAGGTGCACCCAGACCCAGACAAGGCGTGGAGCGACGCCAAACAACAACTCACCTTTGACCAGTTTAGGGAGCTTATGGCTAAGGCGAGGGAGCTGGCCCGGGCTCTTGGGAAAGAGTTCCCGTAG
- a CDS encoding tyrosine--tRNA ligase, whose product MEHLLKNVEEVVTKEEFLRLGGGRAYLGFEPLWPIHVGWLVWAYKLRELQEAGFDVVVLVATWHAWINDKGSLEELRRHGDEVRQFLGKVAQFKYVYGEELAKDPAYWELAVRVAKGASLARVRRATPVMGRRAEEVELDFAKLLYPVLQVADIFYLGVDVAVGGVDQRRAHMLARDVAEKLGFKKPVALHTPIITSLSGVGRMEGSHREIDEVYAMYKMSKSKPQSAIFVTDPPEEVEKKVWAAYCPPREVRFNPVYELAAYLLIPYHGPLEVGGRRYEDPQALANDYKNGDVSPQALKDAVAKALIDMLAKLK is encoded by the coding sequence ATGGAGCACTTACTTAAAAACGTGGAAGAGGTGGTGACCAAGGAGGAGTTCCTGCGGCTGGGGGGCGGCAGGGCGTACCTGGGGTTTGAGCCGCTGTGGCCTATACACGTTGGGTGGTTGGTGTGGGCCTATAAGCTCAGGGAGTTGCAAGAGGCCGGCTTCGACGTGGTGGTGCTCGTCGCCACTTGGCACGCGTGGATAAACGACAAGGGGAGCTTGGAGGAGCTTAGGCGGCACGGCGACGAGGTGAGGCAGTTTCTGGGGAAGGTGGCCCAGTTCAAGTACGTCTATGGCGAGGAGTTGGCAAAGGACCCAGCCTACTGGGAGCTAGCGGTGAGGGTGGCCAAGGGGGCCTCGCTTGCGCGCGTGAGGAGGGCCACGCCTGTGATGGGGAGGCGGGCGGAGGAGGTGGAGTTGGACTTCGCAAAGCTCCTCTACCCCGTGCTCCAGGTGGCGGACATCTTCTACCTAGGCGTCGACGTGGCCGTGGGCGGGGTGGACCAACGTAGGGCGCACATGTTGGCCAGAGACGTGGCTGAGAAGCTTGGCTTTAAAAAGCCCGTCGCCCTCCACACCCCCATAATAACTTCGCTCTCGGGCGTGGGGCGGATGGAGGGATCCCACCGGGAGATCGACGAGGTCTACGCCATGTACAAAATGTCTAAGTCTAAGCCGCAGAGCGCCATATTTGTCACAGACCCGCCTGAGGAGGTGGAGAAGAAGGTCTGGGCCGCCTACTGCCCTCCCAGGGAGGTGCGCTTCAACCCGGTGTACGAGCTGGCAGCGTATCTGCTGATCCCGTACCACGGGCCGCTGGAGGTGGGCGGCAGGAGGTACGAGGACCCCCAAGCCCTTGCCAACGACTACAAAAACGGCGACGTATCGCCACAAGCCTTAAAAGACGCCGTCGCCAAGGCGCTTATCGACATGTTGGCCAAGCTCAAGTGA
- a CDS encoding transketolase — protein MERGVSELAPLTCKARRYILLMAAYDPGMHLGSSLSVLEILAALYGTGRVKFNVANGVKNRNYLVLSKGHAVHAIYAIAAAMGHLTIDELRETGSLGSRLQNHPEVDTPYVDVPNSGSLGQGISLAVGLALGLRLRGEEGRVYLVTGDGELDEGQSWESFAVAAHYGLNNLVTIVDLNDVQLDGHSHEVLKKGDLAGRFKSLGFEVLQVDGHDVREVVEAFEKAEKSDRPVVILAKTVRGRGVPSIEDTAKQRLPRDEALSYANGPC, from the coding sequence GTGGAAAGAGGGGTTTCAGAATTGGCGCCGCTGACGTGCAAGGCGCGTAGGTACATATTGCTCATGGCGGCCTACGACCCCGGCATGCACCTCGGCTCCTCGCTCTCCGTGCTAGAGATATTGGCGGCGCTGTACGGCACAGGCCGCGTCAAATTCAACGTGGCAAACGGCGTCAAGAATAGGAACTACCTCGTTCTCTCAAAGGGACACGCCGTACACGCCATCTACGCCATTGCTGCAGCAATGGGGCACTTGACCATCGACGAGCTGAGAGAGACCGGCAGCCTTGGAAGCCGCCTCCAAAACCACCCAGAGGTCGACACCCCCTACGTGGACGTGCCTAACTCAGGCTCTCTCGGCCAAGGCATAAGCCTCGCCGTGGGCCTGGCGCTGGGCCTCCGCCTAAGGGGGGAGGAGGGCAGAGTGTACCTAGTGACGGGGGACGGCGAGCTCGACGAGGGGCAGAGCTGGGAGTCCTTCGCCGTGGCGGCCCACTACGGGTTAAACAACCTTGTCACAATAGTAGATTTAAACGACGTACAGTTGGACGGCCACAGCCACGAGGTGTTGAAGAAGGGAGACTTGGCTGGGCGGTTCAAGTCGCTGGGCTTTGAGGTACTGCAGGTGGACGGCCACGACGTGAGAGAAGTTGTTGAGGCTTTTGAGAAGGCGGAGAAGAGCGACAGGCCTGTGGTCATCTTGGCGAAGACCGTAAGAGGGAGAGGCGTGCCGTCTATTGAGGACACCGCAAAGCAGAGGCTCCCCCGCGACGAGGCGCTGAGCTACGCAAATGGGCCATGTTAG
- a CDS encoding transketolase family protein — protein sequence MLDIQSLTPREALGRALADLGDLREDVVVIVADTGETTRAKFFAERHPGRFFNVGIAEQAMVGIAAGLALAGFMPYALTFASFLTRAWEQARNSVDRMALPVRLVGTHAGFADAYDGPSHQALEDIALFRVLPNFTVLAPADSCEVYRAVLASAAVKGPVYIRVGRDFHIPTTCELYGRFEVGKAYVAVEGGDVAIFTTGVVLPFAVEAAQILRDRGISAAVVHFPTVKPLDYATVEKYAQATGAVLTVEEHMVHGGFGSAVAEYLVQTRPVKMAIMGLKSYGRTAKSPMELYTYFGLTPENIAARAEELVKLR from the coding sequence ATGTTAGACATACAGAGCTTAACCCCACGCGAGGCCTTGGGCAGGGCGCTTGCGGACCTCGGAGACTTGAGAGAGGACGTAGTGGTCATCGTGGCGGACACGGGCGAGACTACTAGGGCCAAGTTCTTCGCCGAGAGACACCCCGGGCGCTTCTTCAACGTGGGGATAGCCGAGCAGGCCATGGTGGGCATAGCGGCTGGGCTCGCCCTCGCCGGCTTTATGCCCTACGCCCTCACCTTCGCCTCGTTTTTAACAAGGGCGTGGGAGCAAGCGCGTAACTCAGTGGACAGGATGGCCCTCCCAGTGAGGCTCGTGGGGACTCACGCAGGCTTCGCCGACGCCTACGACGGACCTTCGCACCAGGCGTTGGAGGACATAGCGCTGTTCAGAGTTTTGCCCAACTTCACAGTACTGGCCCCGGCCGACTCGTGCGAGGTGTATAGGGCGGTGCTGGCGTCGGCGGCTGTTAAGGGGCCGGTCTACATAAGAGTTGGGCGTGACTTCCACATCCCCACGACTTGTGAGCTATACGGAAGATTTGAAGTGGGCAAGGCGTATGTGGCCGTTGAGGGGGGCGACGTGGCCATTTTCACCACAGGCGTAGTGTTGCCCTTCGCCGTGGAGGCGGCGCAGATACTGCGCGACAGGGGGATCTCCGCCGCAGTGGTACACTTCCCCACAGTGAAGCCGCTCGACTACGCCACAGTGGAGAAGTACGCCCAGGCCACCGGCGCCGTTTTAACCGTGGAGGAGCACATGGTGCACGGCGGCTTCGGCTCGGCTGTGGCAGAGTACCTCGTTCAGACGAGGCCCGTGAAAATGGCGATAATGGGCCTCAAGTCGTACGGCAGAACTGCCAAAAGCCCAATGGAGCTCTACACGTACTTCGGCCTCACGCCTGAGAACATAGCCGCCAGGGCAGAGGAGCTGGTGAAACTGCGATGA
- the aroB gene encoding 3-dehydroquinate synthase — MRRFYYRHSRGVTEVAVGKRLDYATYAPSPLVLIEEGLPSPLEGPSLRLRGGEEVKSFDSLLRVYQFLAEQGADRSSTLVAVGGGALLDLATFAAGTYMRGIGLVLVPTTLLAMVDAALGGKGAVDVGPVKNLVGVFYQPRAILCDLEWLQSLPDRVYRSALAEVVKYGVALDADFYQWLAENVDEVLRRGERAVEEVVYRSLKIKASIVEVDEFEERGIRQVLNVGHTVGHAVERVFGLLHGEAVSVGIVAELKMAEELGYLTRGTSEEVATLLTRIGLPTCIRASAEELEKAKSLVKFDKKRRGEYVLMPVVVRLGKWVLEKVHVGEVERAVDFVKCSA, encoded by the coding sequence ATGAGGCGCTTCTACTACCGGCACTCCCGCGGCGTGACCGAGGTGGCGGTGGGCAAGAGGCTAGACTACGCTACGTATGCCCCCTCGCCACTTGTGCTAATCGAGGAAGGCCTCCCAAGCCCCCTGGAGGGCCCCTCCCTGAGACTGAGGGGCGGGGAGGAGGTCAAGTCATTCGACTCCCTCCTCAGAGTCTACCAATTCCTCGCAGAGCAGGGAGCCGACAGATCTTCTACGCTGGTGGCTGTGGGGGGAGGCGCCTTGCTCGACTTGGCCACCTTCGCCGCGGGGACCTACATGAGGGGCATCGGCCTCGTCCTAGTGCCCACCACGCTGCTGGCCATGGTCGACGCGGCGCTGGGGGGTAAGGGGGCCGTGGACGTGGGCCCCGTCAAAAACCTAGTGGGCGTCTTCTACCAGCCCAGGGCCATCCTCTGCGACTTGGAGTGGCTACAGTCGCTCCCAGACCGCGTCTACCGCTCCGCCTTGGCCGAGGTGGTGAAGTACGGAGTGGCGCTAGACGCCGACTTCTACCAGTGGCTGGCGGAAAACGTGGACGAGGTCCTCAGGCGGGGGGAGAGGGCCGTGGAGGAGGTGGTGTACCGCTCGCTCAAGATAAAGGCCAGCATCGTGGAGGTGGACGAGTTTGAGGAGAGGGGGATTAGGCAGGTGTTAAACGTGGGACACACCGTGGGACACGCCGTTGAGCGAGTCTTCGGCTTGCTACACGGCGAGGCCGTATCCGTGGGCATCGTGGCCGAGCTTAAGATGGCCGAGGAGCTGGGGTACCTGACTCGCGGCACCTCCGAGGAAGTGGCCACCTTGCTAACGCGCATCGGCCTCCCCACCTGCATAAGGGCCAGCGCAGAGGAGCTGGAGAAGGCCAAGTCTCTGGTCAAATTCGACAAGAAGAGGCGCGGCGAGTACGTGCTAATGCCCGTGGTGGTTAGACTGGGCAAGTGGGTTCTGGAGAAAGTCCACGTGGGAGAGGTGGAGCGCGCCGTGGACTTTGTAAAATGCTCTGCGTAG
- a CDS encoding 3-phosphoshikimate 1-carboxyvinyltransferase: protein MLCVEPGVFSGTFKAPPSKPISQRLLLAGALAEGETVVKGVELSDDVVAMLRAIQPLARISIYGGDVHVERREPDVYRAFNVMESGFTLRTAVAVYAGVPGLTAVYYGGTLRGRPIDELIQALRSLTDVAKAPGAVFIRGKRLSRFEVEMRADISSQFISGLMFLAAAGEGGVVRPVGGRKSWSFVEATASVLKQFGARVEVGDVIEVEGGLRGPGEVAVPGDYSLAAFLIAAGLITGGRVEVEGQASDVDKQVLDIFAAMGAHVAYDGRRATAWGTPSRGVDVDLGSNPDLVMPVALVAAFVEDWTVIRGVEHLRYKESDRVASVLDVLQRLGVEATYKDGALHIRGPPRRRNVQFLSHGDHRIGLMALAASKAVGGCLDDVSPISKSWPTAPLYFIVLPEK, encoded by the coding sequence ATGCTCTGCGTAGAGCCCGGCGTCTTTTCCGGGACCTTCAAGGCGCCGCCCTCTAAGCCCATCTCCCAGCGGCTCCTCCTTGCGGGGGCCCTCGCCGAGGGGGAGACCGTTGTCAAAGGCGTGGAGCTAAGCGACGACGTCGTGGCCATGTTACGCGCAATACAGCCCCTCGCCCGCATTAGCATCTACGGCGGCGACGTACATGTTGAGAGGCGGGAGCCCGACGTCTACAGGGCGTTTAACGTGATGGAGAGCGGCTTCACCTTGCGCACAGCCGTGGCGGTGTACGCGGGGGTCCCAGGCCTCACCGCGGTGTACTACGGAGGGACGCTCAGAGGGAGGCCCATAGACGAACTTATACAAGCGCTCAGATCGCTCACAGACGTGGCGAAGGCGCCCGGCGCCGTCTTCATCAGAGGGAAGAGGCTGAGCCGCTTTGAGGTAGAGATGCGGGCCGACATTTCTTCCCAGTTTATCTCCGGGCTCATGTTCCTGGCGGCGGCTGGGGAGGGCGGCGTCGTAAGGCCGGTGGGCGGCAGAAAGTCGTGGAGCTTCGTCGAGGCCACCGCCTCTGTGCTCAAGCAGTTTGGGGCCAGGGTGGAGGTCGGCGATGTGATAGAGGTGGAGGGCGGGCTGAGGGGCCCCGGGGAAGTCGCCGTGCCTGGGGACTACAGCCTAGCCGCCTTCCTAATCGCCGCGGGCCTAATAACCGGAGGCAGAGTGGAAGTGGAGGGCCAGGCCAGCGACGTGGATAAGCAGGTGCTAGACATCTTCGCCGCCATGGGCGCCCATGTGGCGTACGACGGCAGAAGAGCCACGGCTTGGGGCACCCCCAGCCGCGGAGTAGACGTGGACCTGGGCTCAAACCCAGACTTAGTCATGCCGGTGGCCCTCGTAGCCGCCTTTGTAGAAGACTGGACAGTGATTAGAGGCGTAGAGCACTTGCGCTATAAGGAGAGCGACCGCGTGGCGTCTGTACTCGACGTACTGCAGAGGCTTGGCGTAGAGGCTACGTACAAAGACGGCGCATTGCACATACGGGGCCCGCCCAGGAGGAGAAATGTACAATTCCTCTCCCACGGCGACCACCGCATAGGGCTAATGGCCCTCGCCGCCAGTAAAGCAGTCGGCGGGTGTCTAGACGACGTGTCGCCGATATCCAAGTCGTGGCCAACGGCACCTCTCTACTTTATAGTCCTTCCAGAAAAATAG
- a CDS encoding ATP-binding protein: MAERLVATEDLRDVVKRAWKEVLGGVVNPAAPALVDLALAVASRALKRGKKRVAILADDVFQAVGVDRAKLLVKTMLNLIEYPSADYDKIVVLVASSEGVTRERVGKHRWAELRVMWNMPRSGFEQLYHLLPSPKPPFDDVWRWTGGNPDALERLFGTSWDVEKVAEDLAVDKGLSVAFAERWRAHLAKALEDPDYLWEEPEAEGLAKELVERNLVVLLKGRRPDACIDQPPPEKDPELGIGKYYAWQTPLHREAVRRALELT, translated from the coding sequence GTGGCTGAGCGGCTTGTCGCCACTGAGGATTTGAGGGATGTGGTGAAGAGGGCGTGGAAGGAGGTGCTCGGCGGCGTGGTTAACCCGGCGGCGCCGGCGCTTGTAGACCTCGCGCTTGCGGTGGCGTCTAGGGCGCTGAAGAGGGGCAAGAAGAGAGTCGCCATACTCGCCGACGACGTCTTTCAAGCTGTGGGAGTTGATAGGGCCAAGCTCCTTGTCAAGACTATGCTTAACCTCATTGAATACCCGTCGGCCGACTACGATAAAATAGTCGTACTTGTAGCATCAAGCGAGGGGGTCACAAGAGAAAGAGTCGGGAAGCATAGGTGGGCCGAGTTGCGAGTCATGTGGAATATGCCGCGGAGCGGCTTTGAGCAACTCTACCACCTCCTCCCAAGCCCAAAGCCCCCATTCGACGATGTGTGGAGGTGGACTGGGGGCAATCCCGACGCCTTAGAGAGGCTTTTTGGGACCAGCTGGGACGTGGAGAAAGTGGCGGAAGACTTGGCGGTTGATAAGGGGCTGAGCGTGGCCTTTGCCGAGAGGTGGAGGGCGCATTTGGCCAAGGCGCTGGAGGACCCAGACTATCTCTGGGAAGAGCCCGAGGCAGAAGGGCTGGCAAAGGAGCTCGTAGAGAGAAATCTCGTCGTATTGTTAAAGGGGAGGAGGCCAGACGCTTGCATAGACCAGCCACCACCCGAAAAAGACCCAGAGCTCGGCATTGGGAAATATTATGCGTGGCAGACCCCTCTGCATAGAGAGGCTGTGAGGAGGGCGCTGGAGCTGACCTAA
- a CDS encoding HepT-like ribonuclease domain-containing protein, whose translation MRKDYKRYRAIVGFRNILVHGYASIDISIIEDILKNKRYRETVELAKKILERVRDP comes from the coding sequence ATGAGAAAAGATTACAAGAGGTATAGGGCGATCGTCGGTTTTAGGAATATCTTGGTGCACGGCTATGCCTCAATAGACATAAGCATCATAGAGGACATACTAAAAAACAAACGCTACCGCGAGACAGTAGAGCTGGCGAAAAAGATACTAGAGAGAGTGAGGGATCCCTAG
- the ilvD gene encoding dihydroxy-acid dehydratase has protein sequence MVRVRIRSPSWYDGVDNAPHRVYLRAVGFTEEDFSKPLVGVAVSWSELGPCNYHTLELARYVKEGVKEAGGAALAAPTIVVNDGINMGTPGMRYSLISRELIADSIEAQFNAHGVDAWVGIGGCDKTQPGIIMAMVRLNLPSVYLYGGSAEAGWLGERELTVEDVFEAVGAYYAGRITLEELKRVEELSFPTYGTCQGMFTANTMALLAEAMGVSLLGSATPPATSARRRKFAVESGKAAVRALELGIKPRDVVTYDALYNAAVALFATAGSTNAILHLLAIAHEAGVKFALEDFDKIGKRVPVIAALRPAGPYAMQDLDRVGGVPRLLKKLYKAGLLRGEALTVEGEPIGKLLERWEPPAVPEAGVLYDVDRPYKPHGGIRILWGNLAPRGAVMKIGAAEVLKFEGKALVFDGEAEAFKAVAAGEVKPGHVVVIRYEGPKGAPGMPEMLKVTAAIVGAGLGESVALVTDGRFSGATRGIMVGHVAPEAAAGGPIALVENGDRIVIDGEAGLLKLDVSDEELERRRRQWTPPPPKYKGGLLAKYAALVSQADQGAVTTPETCQC, from the coding sequence ATGGTCCGGGTTAGGATACGCTCTCCGTCGTGGTACGACGGCGTAGACAACGCGCCGCATAGGGTGTACCTAAGGGCCGTGGGGTTTACAGAGGAGGACTTCTCCAAGCCCCTGGTGGGGGTAGCTGTGTCTTGGTCAGAGTTGGGGCCGTGCAACTACCACACGCTGGAGCTTGCGCGGTACGTCAAAGAGGGGGTCAAGGAGGCGGGCGGCGCGGCGCTTGCGGCGCCCACCATTGTGGTAAACGACGGCATTAACATGGGGACGCCGGGCATGCGGTACTCGCTGATCAGCCGGGAGCTGATCGCCGACTCGATAGAGGCGCAGTTCAACGCACATGGGGTAGACGCTTGGGTTGGGATTGGGGGCTGCGACAAGACTCAGCCCGGCATCATCATGGCCATGGTGAGGCTGAACTTGCCCTCGGTGTACTTATACGGCGGCTCCGCCGAGGCAGGGTGGCTGGGGGAGAGAGAGCTCACCGTGGAAGACGTGTTTGAGGCCGTGGGGGCCTACTACGCGGGGCGGATTACTCTTGAGGAGCTCAAGAGAGTGGAAGAGCTCAGCTTCCCCACATACGGCACGTGCCAGGGCATGTTCACGGCGAACACCATGGCCCTCTTGGCAGAGGCCATGGGAGTCTCCCTCCTGGGCTCGGCCACGCCCCCCGCCACGTCGGCTAGGCGCAGGAAGTTCGCAGTGGAGTCGGGCAAAGCCGCCGTGAGAGCCCTAGAGCTTGGAATTAAGCCGAGAGACGTCGTCACCTACGACGCACTGTACAACGCGGCAGTCGCGCTATTCGCCACCGCGGGGTCCACCAACGCCATACTCCACCTCCTAGCCATCGCCCACGAGGCCGGTGTCAAGTTCGCCCTCGAAGACTTCGACAAAATTGGGAAAAGGGTGCCGGTGATAGCCGCGCTTAGGCCGGCGGGGCCCTACGCCATGCAGGACTTAGACAGAGTTGGCGGAGTCCCCAGGCTTTTGAAAAAGTTGTACAAGGCGGGCCTCCTGAGGGGCGAGGCCCTCACCGTAGAGGGGGAGCCCATCGGCAAACTGCTCGAGCGCTGGGAGCCGCCCGCCGTGCCAGAGGCCGGCGTGCTGTACGACGTAGATAGGCCGTACAAGCCCCACGGGGGCATTAGGATACTGTGGGGCAACTTGGCGCCCCGCGGCGCAGTGATGAAGATAGGCGCCGCCGAGGTTCTAAAGTTCGAGGGGAAGGCCCTCGTCTTCGACGGAGAGGCCGAGGCCTTCAAGGCAGTGGCGGCTGGAGAGGTGAAGCCGGGTCACGTGGTAGTCATACGCTATGAGGGGCCCAAGGGCGCGCCCGGGATGCCCGAGATGTTGAAAGTCACCGCCGCCATTGTAGGCGCCGGGCTGGGCGAGTCCGTGGCGCTTGTGACAGACGGGAGGTTCTCGGGGGCCACCAGGGGAATCATGGTGGGCCACGTGGCGCCCGAGGCGGCCGCAGGCGGCCCAATTGCGCTTGTAGAAAACGGCGACCGGATAGTCATCGACGGCGAAGCCGGTCTGCTCAAGCTAGACGTATCAGACGAAGAGCTAGAACGCCGCAGAAGGCAGTGGACGCCCCCACCGCCTAAGTACAAAGGCGGCCTCTTGGCAAAATACGCCGCGTTGGTGTCACAAGCAGACCAAGGCGCCGTCACAACCCCAGAAACCTGCCAGTGTTAG
- a CDS encoding ATP-binding protein — protein MKRIKLAFAGRETEFTDRDVALEQIAKLAERGTYTVHVVYGPEGCGKTALLKQAKAVLEEEFSYHVLYANPLAKRAEEILQYSPSARELVEKAFSVFSDPLAKAVDLVINVAGWIIQKFHKAKVAVLMDDIFQAIGVENAEAYVKALLNLIEWPPAEYDKIVVLVASSEGVTRERVGRHSWATIFVTWNMAREGFRQLYETLPDPKPPFDEVWKWTGGNPRFLERLFETRWDVEQLVERLVISKSLYDVVSGLDSVKLEVLKEAVEDPDVIFRRIGEREVQELRDMLVEKNLIVRVWDRKPYLWVDQPPPEKDPELGIGKHYAWQTPLHREAVKKALEVA, from the coding sequence GTGAAGAGGATCAAGCTGGCCTTCGCCGGCAGAGAGACGGAGTTTACAGACAGAGACGTGGCCCTGGAGCAAATAGCCAAGCTAGCCGAGAGAGGCACCTACACAGTACACGTCGTGTACGGCCCCGAGGGCTGTGGCAAGACGGCCCTCCTCAAACAAGCCAAGGCCGTCCTAGAGGAGGAGTTCAGCTACCACGTCTTATACGCCAATCCTCTAGCCAAGAGGGCTGAGGAAATCCTCCAATACTCTCCCTCGGCGAGGGAGCTTGTGGAGAAGGCATTCAGCGTATTCTCTGACCCATTAGCCAAGGCCGTAGACCTGGTAATAAACGTGGCAGGGTGGATAATCCAAAAATTCCACAAGGCAAAGGTTGCGGTCCTCATGGACGACATATTCCAAGCCATTGGAGTTGAGAATGCAGAGGCCTACGTCAAAGCTCTACTCAACTTGATAGAGTGGCCACCCGCCGAATACGACAAAATAGTCGTGCTAGTGGCGTCGAGTGAAGGCGTCACGAGGGAGCGTGTGGGTCGGCACAGCTGGGCCACTATTTTTGTAACGTGGAACATGGCGAGGGAGGGCTTTCGCCAGTTGTATGAAACGCTACCCGACCCCAAGCCTCCCTTCGACGAAGTGTGGAAGTGGACAGGCGGTAACCCAAGGTTCTTGGAAAGACTCTTCGAAACTAGGTGGGACGTGGAACAACTGGTGGAGAGGCTCGTAATATCCAAAAGCCTCTATGATGTAGTGTCTGGACTAGACAGCGTCAAGCTTGAAGTTCTCAAAGAGGCTGTGGAAGACCCCGACGTGATATTTAGGAGGATTGGGGAGAGGGAGGTGCAAGAGCTTAGGGACATGCTCGTCGAGAAGAACTTGATTGTTAGGGTATGGGATCGCAAGCCATACCTCTGGGTCGACCAGCCGCCCCCCGAGAAAGACCCAGAGCTAGGCATTGGGAAGCACTACGCGTGGCAAACCCCACTACATAGAGAGGCTGTGAAAAAGGCGTTAGAGGTGGCGTAG
- a CDS encoding ATP-binding protein has translation MKRIKVSFAGLEVEFVDRERALEQVREFGERGTFPVYVVYGPEGCGKTAFLKQAKAILEEEYGYHVVYANPLAKKAEEVLQYSPSAEGIVKEVLSATPDPWGKMVDVTIAVAGWIMKRLRRSRVAVLMDDIFQAVGVENAEAYVKALLNLIEWPPAEYDRVVVLVASSEGVTRERVGRHSWATIKVMWNMAREGFRQLYEQLPGPKPPFDEVWRLTGGNPRYLENFYKVGWGVEEVVAALGGGKGLVGFVYSLSDVERQILEEAVEDPDVLLKRYREAKSLISQLTEKNLIIEIGDRKPFLWIDQPPPERDPELGIGRYFAWQTPLHREAVRSALEVTRK, from the coding sequence GTGAAGAGGATCAAGGTCTCGTTTGCCGGCCTTGAGGTTGAGTTTGTGGATAGGGAGAGGGCTCTGGAGCAGGTCAGAGAGTTTGGCGAGCGCGGGACTTTCCCGGTCTATGTCGTGTATGGGCCAGAGGGGTGTGGAAAGACGGCGTTTTTGAAACAAGCTAAGGCCATCCTAGAGGAGGAGTATGGGTATCACGTCGTTTATGCAAATCCCCTGGCCAAAAAAGCCGAGGAGGTCCTTCAGTACTCGCCGTCTGCAGAAGGCATAGTCAAAGAAGTCCTTAGCGCGACGCCGGACCCGTGGGGCAAGATGGTAGATGTCACAATAGCCGTCGCCGGCTGGATTATGAAGAGGCTTAGAAGATCGAGAGTGGCCGTGTTGATGGACGACATATTTCAGGCGGTGGGTGTGGAAAACGCAGAGGCGTACGTCAAAGCCCTACTCAACCTCATTGAGTGGCCACCCGCCGAATACGACAGAGTAGTAGTGCTAGTGGCGTCGAGTGAAGGCGTCACGAGGGAGAGGGTGGGGAGGCACAGTTGGGCGACGATCAAGGTTATGTGGAATATGGCTAGGGAGGGCTTCCGCCAACTATACGAGCAACTCCCGGGGCCAAAGCCTCCCTTCGACGAAGTGTGGAGGCTGACGGGGGGCAATCCGAGGTACCTCGAAAATTTCTACAAGGTTGGGTGGGGGGTGGAGGAAGTAGTGGCGGCGTTGGGGGGCGGTAAAGGGCTTGTGGGGTTCGTATACTCTCTGTCTGACGTGGAGAGGCAGATTCTTGAGGAGGCCGTCGAAGACCCAGACGTCCTCTTGAAGAGGTACAGGGAGGCTAAGAGCCTAATAAGCCAGCTTACTGAGAAAAACCTCATAATAGAGATAGGGGACCGCAAGCCGTTTCTCTGGATTGACCAGCCGCCGCCCGAGAGAGACCCAGAGCTGGGCATCGGCCGCTACTTTGCGTGGCAGACCCCTCTGCACAGAGAGGCTGTGAGGAGTGCGCTGGAGGTTACGAGGAAGTAA